The following proteins are encoded in a genomic region of Chelmon rostratus isolate fCheRos1 chromosome 3, fCheRos1.pri, whole genome shotgun sequence:
- the htt gene encoding huntingtin isoform X5 — protein MATMEKLMKAFESLKSFQQQQGPPTAEELVQRQKKEQATTKKDRVTHCLTICENIVAQSLRTSPEFQKLLGIAMEMFLLCSDDSESDVRMVADECLNKIIKALMDSNLPRLQLELYKEIKKNGASRSLRAALWRFAELAHLIRPQKCRPYLVNLLPCLARITKRQEETVQETLAAAMPKIMAALGHFANDGEIKVLLKSFVANLKSSSPTIRRTAASSAVSVCQHSRRTSYFYTWLLNVLLGLLVPVDEEHPSHLILGVLLTLRYLMPLLQQQVNTTSLKGSFGVMRKEADVQPTPEQLLQVYELTLHYTQHWDHNVVTAALELLQQMFRTPPPELLHMLITAGSIQHATVFRQDTESRARSGSILELIGKMLSGEEEGLEDDAERTEVTTGSFTASVVGADASSAAQVDIITEQPRSSQHTLQPGDSVDLSASSEQGGGGTSASDTPESPNDNEEEMLSRSSSGGANITPETADYTTPENATPEGGPLGDGGALLGTNDRSLPPSDSSQTTTEGPDSAVTPSDVAELVLDGSESQYSGMQIGTLQDEEDEGAAPSSQEEPPEPFLQSALALSKPHLFEGRGHNRQGSDSSVDRFILKDEPAEPEPDNKPSRIKGPIGHYTDQGVEPLVHCVRLLAASFLLTGQKNGLTPDKEVRVSVKALAVSCVGAAAALHPEAFFNSLYLEPLDGIPLEEQQYISDVLGLIDHGDPQIRGATAILCGAIIQAALTKTRYNIHTWLASVQSATGNPLSLVDLVPLLQKTLKDESSVTCKMTCSAVRHCIMTVCSSTLSELGLQLVINLLALRDSSYWLVRTELLETLAEMDFRLVNFLERKTETLHKGDHHYTGRLRLQERVLNDVVIQLLGDDDPRVRHVAASAVSRLVSRLFYDCDQGQVDPVVAIARDQSSVYLQLLMHETQPPSQFTVSTITRTYRGFNLSNTVADVTLENNLSRVVTAVSHAFTSSTSRALTFGCCEALCLLALNFPVCTWSTGWHCGYISSSSSFSSRSSLNRSRGRALSVSQPSSAPASSATSSSIPDAERRTLTVGMANMVLSLLSSAWFPLDLSAHQDALLLSGNLLSAVAPKCMRNPWAGEEEGSSGSSNTSGSTNKMEEPWAGLSERALVAMVEQLFSHLLKVLNICAHVLDDTPPGPAVKATLPSLSNTPSLSPIRRKGKEKDAAEPSAAPMSPKKGNEVNTGRPADSTGSTAINKSTTLGSFYHLPPYLKLYDVLKATHANFKVTLDLHSSQEKFGGFLRATLDVLSQLLELATLHDISKCVEEILGYLKSCFSREPTMATVCVQQLLKTLFGTNLASQYEGVLSGPSRSQGKALRLGSSSLRPGLYHYCFMAPYTHFTQALADASLRNMVQAEQEQDTSGWFDVMQKASNQLRSNIANATRHRGDKNAIHNHIRLFEPLVIKALKQYTTSTSVALQRQVLDLLAQLVQLRVNYCLLDSDQVFIGFVLKQFEYIEVGQFRDSEAIIPNIFFFLVLLSYERYHSKQIISIPKIIQLCDGIMASGRKAVTHAIPALQPIVHDLFVLRGSNKADAGKELDTQKEVVVSMLLRLVQHHQVLEMFILVLQQCHKENEDKWKRLSRQIADVILPMIAKHQMHLDSPEALGVLNTLFETVAPSSLRPVDMLLKSMFTTPVTMASVATVQLWVSGILAVLRVLVSQSTEDIVLSRVHELSLSPHLLSCHTIRRLHQQNPSPHDPPTADTLGHQEPNGEAQKALPEETFARFLLQLVGVLLDDISSRQVKVDITEQQHTFYCQQLGTLLMCLIHVFKSGMFRRITAAASRLLKGESGGGQTGTEAGLFYPLEGLNSMVQCLITTHPSLVLLWCQVLLIINYTNYSWWAEVHQTPRGHSLSCTKLLSPHSSGEGDEDKPETRLAMVNREIVRRGALILFCDYVCQNLHDSEHLTWLIVNHVRDLINLSHEPPVQDFISAVHRNSAASGLFIQAIQSRCDNLTTPTMLKKTLQCLEGIHLSQSGSLLMLYVDKLLSTPFRVLARMVDTLACRRVEMLLAETLQNSVAQLPVEELDRIQEYLQTSGLAQRHQRFYSLLDRFRATVADTSSPTPPVTSHPLDGDPPPAPELVIADKEWYVALVKSQCCLRGDVSLLETTELLTKLPPADLFNIMSCKEFNLSLLCPCLSMGVQRLARGQGSLLLETALQVTLEQLTGVTGSLPVPHQSFLPPSQPQPYWDQVADVYGEPGFYPRVLSLCRALSQYLLSVSQLPSSLHIPSDKEHLITTFTCTATEVLVWRLLQDHLPLSVDLQWALSCLCLALQQPCVWNKLSTPEYTTHTCSLIYCLRLIIAAVAVSPGDQLLYPEKKKTKAERDAEGDQVDSAHANHMFEWQACEIMAELVEGLQSVLALGHHRNSAFPAFLTPTLRNIVISLSRLPLVNSYTRVPPLVWKLGWSPQPGGEYGTTLPEIPVDFLQEKDVFREFLYRINTLGWSSRTQFEETWATLLGVLVTQPITMDQEEETQQEEDLERTQLNVLAVQAITSLVLSAMTLPTAGNPAVSCLEQQPRNKSLKALETRFGRKLAVIRGEVEREIQALVSKRDNVHTHHPYHAWDPVPSLSAASAGTLISHEKLLLQINTEREMGNMDYKLGQVSIHSVWLGNNITPLREEEWGEDEEDEADTPAPTSPPVSPINSRKHRAGVDIHSCSQFLLELYSQWLIPGSPSNRRTPTILISEVVRSLLAVSDLFTERNQFDMMFSTLMELQKLHPPEDEILNQYLVPAICKAAAVLGMDKAIAEPVCRLLETTLRSTHLPSRMGALHGVLYVLECDLLDDTAKQLIPTVSEYLLSNLRAIAHCVNLHNQQHVLVMCAVAFYMMENYPLDVGAEFMAGIIQLCGVMVSASEDSTPSVIYHCVLRGLERLLLSEQLSRVDGEALVKLSVDRVNMPSPHRAMAALGLMLTCMYTGKEKASPASRPTHSDPQAPDSESIIVAMERVSVLFDRIRKGLPSEARVVSRILPQFLDDFFPPQDVMNKVIGEFLSNQQPYPQFMATVVYKVFQTLHATGQSSMVRDWVLLSLSNFTQRTPVAMAMWSLSCFFVSASTSQWISALLPHVISRMGSSEVVDVNLFCLVAMDFYRHQIDEELDRRAFQSVFETVASPGSPYYQLLGCLQSIHQDTSL, from the exons ATGGCCACCATGGAGAAACTGATGAAGGCCTTTGAGTCTCTGAAGTCAttccagcagcaacagggaCCACCGACCGCCGAGGAGCTTGTCCAGAGGCA GAAAAAGGAACAGGCTACCACAAAGAAAGACAGGGTCACCCACTGCCTGACaatatgtgaaaatattgtggCTCAGTCTCTGAG AACGTCTCCAGAGTTTCAGAAACTGCTCGGCATCGCCATGGAGATGTTCCTGCTCTGCAGTGATGACAGCGAATCAGATGTCCGCATGGTAGCAGACGAGTGCCTGAATAAAATCATCAAA GCATTGATGGACTCAAACCTGCCTAGACTCCAGCTGGAGCTgtacaaagaaattaaaaag AACGGTGCCTCTCGGAGTCTGAGGGCAGCTTTGTGGAGATTTGCTGAGCTTGCCCACCTCATCAGACCACAGAAATGCAG ACCCTACCTGGTCAACCTGTTACCATGCCTCGCCAGAATCACCAAGCGGCAGGAAGAGACTGTACAGGAGACGCTGGCTGCCGCAATGCCCAAGATCATGGCTGCCTTGGGACACTTCGCCAATGATGGCGAGATCAAG GTGTTGCTGAAGTCATTTGTGGCCAACCTGAAGTCCAGCTCTCCCACCATCAGACGGACAGCAGCCAGCTCGGCCGTCAGCGTGTGCCAACACTCCAGACGCACCAGCTACTTCTACACCTGGCTCCTTAATGTGCTGCTGG GTCTACTTGTTCCAGTGGATGAGGAGCACCCCAGTCATCTAATTCTGGGGGTGCTGTTAACCCTTCGCTACCTGatgcctctgctgcagcaacaagTCAACACCACCAGCCTCAAAGGAAGCTTCGGAGTCATGAGGAAGGAGGCTGACGTACAGCCAACACCTGAACAACTGCTACAG gTGTACGAGCTGACCCTACACTACACCCAGCACTGGGATCACAATGTGGTCACAGCGGCTCtggagctcctgcagcagatgtTCAGGACTCCCCCACCGGAGCTTCTGCACATGCTCATCACTGCCGGCAGCATCCAACACGCCACTGTGTTTCGCCAGGACACTGAGAGCCGCGCACGCTCTGGCAGCATCCTGGAGCTCATTG GTAAAATGCTTtctggggaggaagaggggttGGAGGATGATGCTGAGAGAACAGAGGTCACCACTGGTTCCTTCACAG CGTCAGTGGTTGGCGCAGACGCTTCCTCCGCTGCCCAGGTGGACATCATCACTGAGCAGCCACGCTCCTCCCAGCATACCCTGCAGCCGGGCGACTCCGTGGACCTCAGCGCCTCCTCGgagcagggtggaggtgggACATCTGCGTCAGACACTCCAGAGTCACCCAATGACAACGAAGAGGAAATGCTGAGTCGGAGCTCCAGCGGCGGGGCCAATATTACTCCAGAGACGGCTGACTATACCACGCCAGAGAATGCCACGCCAGAGGGAGGGCCCCTAGGAGATGGCGGGGCTCTGCTTGGCACTAATGATCGCTCACTTCCACCAAGCGACTCCTCCCAGACCACCACAGAGGGACCAGACTCAGCTGTCACCCCTTCGGACGTAGCAGAACTG gTGCTGGATGGCAGTGAGAGCCAGTACTCTGGGATGCAGATTGGAACACTAcaggatgaagaagatgaaggagcaGCACCTTCCTCCCAAGAGGAACCCCCAGAACCATTCCTGCAGTCGGCACTGG CTCTCAGCAAGCCTCATCTCTTTGAAGGCCGAGGTCACAACCGACAGGGTTCAGACAGCAGTGTGGACCGCTTCATACTGAAGGACGAACCTGCTGAACCAGAACCTGACAACAAG CCATCACGGATAAAGGGTCCAATTGGACATTACACAGACCAGGGGGTGGAGCCCCTGGTGCACTGTGTACGGCTTCTTGCTGCTTCCTTCCTGTTGACAGGACAAAAGAACG GTCTGACCCCTGACAAGGAGGTGCGAGTGAGCGTGAAGGCTCTGGCGGTCAGCTGCGTTGGGGCAGCAGCGGCCCTGCATCCTGAAGCCTTCTTTAATTCCCTCTACCTGGAGCCGCTGGACGGCATTCCGCTAGAAG AGCAGCAGTATATCAGTGACGTGCTGGGCCTCATTGACCATGGGGACCCTCAGATCAGAGGGGCCACAGCTATCCTCTGTGGAGCCATCATACAGGCAGCACTCACCAAAACACGTTACAACATACACACCTGGCTGGCCAGTGTGCAGAGTGCAACag GTAACCCTCTGTCCCTGGTGGACTTGGTGCCTTTGCTCCAGAAAACTCTGAAAGATGAATCCTCTGTCACCTGCAAGATGACTTGCTCAGCAGTGAGG CACTGCATCATGACGGTCTGCAGCAGCACCCTGAGTGAGCTCGGTCTTCAGTTGGTGATAAACCTGCTTGCTCTGAGGGACTCCTCCTATTGGCTTGTTCGTACTGAGCTCTTGGAGACCCTGGCTGAGATGGACTTCCG GTTAGTTAATTTCCtggaaagaaaaactgagactTTACACAAAGGGGATCATCACTACACTGGA CGACTTCGGCTTCAGGAACGTGTCCTGAATGATGTGGTCATCCAGTTGTTGGGAGACGATGACCCCAGAGTCCGGCATGTGGCAGCCTCTGCTGTCAGCAG GCTGGTTTCCAGGTTGTTCTATGACTGTGACCAGGGTCAGGTGGACCCAGTAGTGGCTATTGCCCGGGACCAGAGTTCAGTGTACCTGCAGCTGTTGATGCATGAGACACAACCCCCCTCCCAGTTCACAGTCAGCACAATCACTag GACGTACAGAGGCTTCAACTTGTCCAACACTGTGGCTGATGTTACTCTAGAGAACAACTTGTCCAGAGTTGTTACTGCCGTCTCCCATGCTTTCACCTCCTCTACCTCCAGAGCCTTGACT TTTGGCTGCTGTGAGGCATTGTGCCTCCTGGCTTTAAATTTTCCAGTGTGCACTTGGAGCACAGGCTGGCACTGCGGCTATATTAGCTCCAGTAGCAGCTTTTCTTCCCGCTCTAGTCTGAACCGCAGCAGGGGCAGGGCCCTCAG TGTGTCACAGCCCAGCAGCGCCCCAGCCTCTTCAGCCACCTCCTCATCCATACCAGATGCTGAGCGGAGGACTTTGACAGTGGGAATGGCCAACATGGTCCTCTCCTtactctcctctgcttggtttcCACTGGATCTCTCTGCACACCAGGATGCACTTTTACTTTCTGGCAATCTGCTCTCTG CTGTGGCTCCTAAATGCATGCGGAACCCCTgggctggagaggaagagggcagCAGTGGCAGCTCGAACACCAGTGGAAGCACAAATAAGATGGAGGAACCCTGGGCAGGGCTGTCGGAGCGCGCCCTGGTGGCCATGGTGGAGCAGCTTTTCTCCCACCTGCTGAAGGTCCTCAACATCTGTGCCCATGTGCTGGATGACACACCACCTGGACCAGCAGTTAAG GCCACCCTCCCCTCCCTAAGCAACACCCCATCCCTCAGTCCCATCCGAAGAAAAGGCAAGGAGAAGGATGCTGCTGAGCCCAGCGCAGCCCCTATGAGCCCAAAGAAAGGCAATGAGGTCAACACAG GAAGGCCGGCAGACAGCACAGGGTCAACAGCCATAAACAAATCTACCACCCTTGGCAGCTTCTACCACCTCCCACCCTACCTCAAGCTCTACGATGTCCTCAAAGCTACGCATGCCAACTTCAAG GTGACGCTGGACCTCCACAGTAGCCAAGAGAAATTTGGAGGCTTCCTGCGTGCCACTCTAGATGTTCTGTCTCAGCTCCTGGAGCTGGCCACACTACATGACATCAGCAAG tgcGTGGAGGAAATCTTGGGCTACTTGAAGTCCTGCTTCTCCAGAGAACCAACCATGGCTACTGTTTGTGTACAACAG CTGTTGAAGACCCTGTTTGGCACCAACCTGGCCTCCCAGTACGAGGGTGTACTGAGTGGACCCAGTCGTTCTCAGGGCAAGGCTCTCCGTCTTGGTTCATCCAGCCTGCGACCAGGCCTCTACCACTACTGCTTCATGGCGCCGTACACTCACTTCACTCAAGCCCTTGCCGATGCTAGTCTCCGTAACATGGTGCAGGCGGAACAGGAGCAGGACACTTCTGG ATGGTTTGATGTAATGCAAAAAGCTTCGAACCAGCTAAGGTCCAACATTGCAAATGCAACACGCCACAGAGGAGACAAG AATGCCATCCACAACCACATTCGTCTGTTTGAGCCCCTGGTAATCAAAGCTTTGAAGCAGTACACCACCAGCACCTCTGTGGCCCTGCAGAGACAAGTACTGGACCTGCTCGCCCAACTCGTGCAGCTCAGAGTTAACTACTGCCTCCTGGACTCAGATCAg gtgttcATAGGCTTTGTCCTGAAGCAGTTTGAGTACATTGAAGTGGGACAGTTCAG AGATTCAGAGGCCATCATTCCCaacatctttttcttcctgGTGCTGCTGTCTTATGAGCGTTACCACTCCAAGCAGATAATCAGCATTCCCAAGATCATCCAGCTGTGTGACGGCATCATGGCGAGCGGCAGGAAAGCTGTTACACACG CCATCCCAGCCCTACAGCCAATAGTCCACGACCTGTTTGTACTGAGGGGCTCAAACAAAGCAGATGCAGGCAAAGAGCTGGATACACAGAAAGAAGTGGTGGTTTCCATGCTGCTCAGACTTGTGCAACACCATCAG gtgttgGAGATGTTCATCCTTGTACTTCAGCAGTGTCACAAAGAGAATGAGGACAAGTGGAAGAGATTGTCCAGACAGATTGCTGACGTCATACTTCCCATGATTGCCAAGCACCAG ATGCACCTGGACTCTCCGGAGGCGTTGGGTGTGTTGAACACTCTGTTTGAGACTGTGGCACCGTCTTCTCTCAGACCTGTAGACATGCTGCTTAAGAGCATGTTCACCACTCCGGTCACCATG gcATCAGTAGCTACAGTCCAGCTGTGGGTGTCCGGCATCCTGGCTGTGCTCAGGGTACTCGTCTCGCAGTCCACTGAGGACATTGTCCTGTCCCGGGTCCATGAACTCTCGCTTTCCCCGCATCTCCTGTCCTGCCACACAATCCGTCGCCTCCATCAGCAGAACCCCTCCCCACATGACCCAcccactgctgacacactcgGTCACCAGGAACCTAATGGTGAGGCACAAAAAGCCCTGCCTGAGGAAACCTTTGCAAG GTTCCTGCTCCAGCTGGTAGGAGTGTTGCTGGATGACATTTCTTCCAGACAGGTTAAGGTGGACattacagagcagcagcacacctTCTACTGCCAGCAGCTGGGCACACTGCTCATGTGTCTCATTCATGTCTTTAAAAGTG GAATGTTTCGCAGGATCACGGCTGCAGCTAGCCGTCTACTGAAGGGTGAGAGCGGAGGTGGACAGACTGGCACAGAGGCTGGCCTGTTTTACCCTTTAGAGGGTCTGAACAGCATGGTGCAGTGCCTGATCACCACCCACCCCTCCCTGGTACTGCTGTGGTGCCAGGTTCTCCTCATCATCAACTACACCAACTACTCCTGGTGGGCTGAGGTGCACCAGACACCCAG GGGACACAGCCTCTCATGCACAAAGCTGCTGAGCCCTCACTCCTCAGGGGAAGGAGACGAGGACAAGCCTGAGACTCGGTTAGCCATGGTCAACAGAGAGATCGTGCGCAGGGGAGCCCTCATCCTCTTCTGTGATTATGTG TGTCAGAACCTCCATGACTCGGAGCATCTGACCTGGCTGATTGTCAACCACGTGCGTGACCTCATTAACCTTTCCCATGAGCCTCCAGTGCAGGATTTCATCAGCGCTGTGCACCGCAACTCAGCTGCCAGCGGCCTCTTCATCCAGGCCATCCAGTCCCGCTGTGACAACCTCACTACT CCTACCATGTTGAAGAAGACCCTGCAGTGTTTGGAAGGCATCCATCTGAGTCAGTCCGGCTCCCTGCTGATGCTGTATGTGGACAAGCTGCTCAGTACACCCTTCAGGGTTCTGGCTCGCATGGTGGACACACTGGCGTGTCGCAGGGTAGAGATGCTGCTGGCTGAGACGCTACAG AACAGTGTAGCTCAGCTGCCTGTGGAGGAACTGGACAGGATCCAGGAATACCTCCAGACCAGTGGCCTGGCTCAGAG GCATCAGAGGTTCTACTCCCTGCTGGACAGGTTCAGAGCCACTGTTGCCGACACCAGCAGCCCCACACCTCCTGTGACATCACACCCCTTGGATGGGGATCCACCACCTGCCCCTGAGCTGGTCATTGCAGATAAG gAGTGGTATGTGGCTCTAGTGAAGTCTCAGTGTTGTCTTCGTGGAGATGTTTCCCTATTGGAGACGACGGAACTCCTCACCAAACTACCTCCGGCTGACCTCTTCAACATCATGAGCTGCAAG GAGTTCAACCTAAGCCTGCTGTGTCCATGCCTGAGCATGGGGGTGCAGCGGTTAGCACGGGGTCAGGGGTCGCTCTTGTTGGAGACGGCCTTACAGGTGACCCTAGAGCAGCTCACAGGAGTCACTGGGTCGCTTCCTGTGCCACACCAGTCCTTCCTGCCGCCCTCCCAGCCGCAGCCCTACTGGGACCAAGTAGCTGATGTGTATG GCGAGCCAGGTTTCTACCCCAGGGTTCTGTCGCTCTGCAGAGCTCTGTCCCAGTACCTACTGAGTGTGAGCCAGCTGCCTTCCTCACTTCATATCCCCTCTGACAAGGAACACCTCATCACCACTTTCACCTGCACCGCCACTGAG GTGTTGGTGTGGCGTCTCCTCCAGGACCACTTACCCCTAAGTGTGGACCTGCAGTGGGCTCTGTCCTGCCTGTGTCTGGCCCTGCAGCAGCCTTGCGTCTGGAACAAGCTCTCCACCCCGGagtacaccacacacacctgctcccTCATATACTGCCTTCGCCTCATTATTGCTGCAG TGGCTGTGAGTCCTGGTGACCAGCTTCTTTatccagagaagaaaaagacaaaggcagagagagatgccGAAGGAGACCAAGTGGACTCTGCACATGCCAACC ATATGTTCGAGTGGCAAGCATGTGAGATCATGGCAGAGCTGGTGGAAGGCTTGCAGAGCGTCCTCGCCCTGGGTCACCATAGAAACAGTGCATTCCCCGCTTTCCTCACACCAACCTTGCGCAACATCGTCATCAGTCTGTCTCGACTGCCTCTGGTCAACAGCTACACCAGAGTACCTCCACTG gtttggAAACTGGGCTGGTCCCCTCAGCCAGGAGGAGAGTACGGCACAACGCTGCCTGAGATCCCTGTGGACTTCTTGCAGGAAAAGGATGTCTTCAGAGAGTTTCTCTACCGCATCAACACACTGG GCTGGAGCAGCAGGACTCAGTTTGAGGAGACCTGGGCCACTCTGCTGGGGGTGCTGGTCACCCAACCCATCACTAtggaccaggaggaggagacgcagcaggag GAGGACTTGGAGCGGACCCAGTTGAATGTGTTAGCAGTACAGGCCATCACCAGCCTGGTGCTGAGTGCCATGACCTTGCCTACTGCTGGCAACcctgcagtcagctgtctgGAACAGCAGCCCCGCAACAAGAGCCTCAAAGCCCTGGAAACAAG GTTTGGAAGGAAACTTGCAGTGATCAGGGGAGAAGTGGAGAGAGAAATTCAGGCTCTTGTGTCAAAGAGAGACAATGTCCATACACACCACCCGTACCACGCCTGGGACCCTGTGCCCTCGTTGTCTGCAGCATCAGCTG GCACGCTGATCAGCcatgaaaagctgctgcttcagatcaacacagagagggagatgggcAACATGGACTACAAACTGGGACAG gtCTCTATCCACTCAGTGTGGCTAGGTAACAACATCACCccactgagagaggaagaatggggcgaggatgaagaggatgaggcaGACACTCCAGCACCCACCTCCCCACCCGTATCTCCTATCAACTCTAG GAAGCATCGTGCAGGTGTGGACATTCATTCGTGTTCCCAGTTTCTCCTGGAGCTCTACAGCCAGTGGCTCATCCCGGGCTCCCCGAGTAACAGGAGGACCCCGACCATACTCATCAGTGAAGTGGTCCGATCG CTGCTGGCGGTGTCGGACCTGTTCACAGAGAGGAACCAGTTTGACATGATGTTCTCCACCCTGATGGAACTGCAGAAGCTCCACCCGCCAGAAGATGAGATCCTCAATCAATACCTGGTGCCTGCCATCTGCAAGGCCGCTGCCGTGCTGGGCATG GACAAAGCAATAGCGGAGCCTGTTTGTCGCCTGTTGGAGACGACCCTGCGCAGCACCCACCTCCCCAGCCGGATGGGGGCTCTGCATGGAGTGCTGTATGTGTTGGAGTGTGACTTGCTGGATGACACAGCCAAACAGCTCATCCCCACCGTCTCTGAGTACCTGCTGTCCAACCTCAGGGCTATTGCTCA ctgtgtgaaccTACATAACCAGCAGCATGTGTTGGTTATGTGTGCGGTGGCCTTCTACATGATGGAGAACTACCCTCTGGATGTAGGAGCTGAGTTTATGGCTGGAATTATACAG TTGTGTGGCGTGATGGTGTCAGCCAGCGAGGACTCCACTCCCTCCGTCATCTATCACTGTGTGCTGCGCGGTCTGGAGCGCCTCTTGCTCTCGGAGCAGTTGTCACGCGTAGATGGAGAAGCACTGGTCAAACTCAGCGTGGACCGAGTCAACATGCCATCGCCACACAGGGCCATGGCTGCTTTGGGCCTCATGCTCACCTGCATGTACACTG GCAAGGAGAAAGCCAGCCCTGCCAGTCGCCCCACCCACTCTGACCCTCAGGCCCCAGACAGCGAATCGATCATTGTTGCCATGGAGAGGGTCTCTGTGCTGTTcgacag GATCCGGAAAGGTTTACCCAGCGAGGCTCGGGTTGTGTCCAGGATTCTGCCGCAGTTTCTGGATGACTTCTTCCCGCCACAGGACGTCATGAACAAGGTCATCGGAGAGTTCCTGTCCAATCAGCAACCTTACCCACAATTCATGGCCACTGTTGTCTACAAG GTTTTCCAGACACTCCACGCCACAGGCCAGTCTTCCATGGTGCGAGACTGGGTGCTGTTATCCTTGTCCAATTTCACTCAGAGGACGCCAGTGGCCATGGCCATGTGGAGCCtttcctgtttctttgtctctgcttcCACCTCGCAGTGGATCTCAGCCCT ACTGCCACACGTCATCAGCCGAATGGGCTCCAGTGAGGTGGTGGACGTCAACCTGTTCTGCCTGGTGGCCATGGATTTCTACCGGCACCAGATTGACGAGGAGCTGGACCGCAGGGCTTTCCAGTCCGTCTTTGAGACTGTGGCCTCGCCAGGCAGCCCTTATTACCAGCTGCTAGGCTGTCTGCAGTCAATCCACCAGGACACATCACTCTGA